In Musa acuminata AAA Group cultivar baxijiao chromosome BXJ2-10, Cavendish_Baxijiao_AAA, whole genome shotgun sequence, a genomic segment contains:
- the LOC103968936 gene encoding probable aquaporin TIP2-2, with amino-acid sequence MASIAFGRCDDSFSATSLKAYLAEFISTLLFVFAGVGSAIAYGKLTSGAALDAAGLVAVALCHGLALFVAVAIAANISGGHVNPAVTFGLALGGQITILTGLLYWVAQLLGAVVGAFLLKFATGLDTPTHSLGVGAVEGVVMEIIITFALVYTVYATAVDPKRGSLGTVAPIAIGLIVGANILAAGPFSGGSMNPARSFGPAVASGDFADLWVYWVGPLIGGGLAGLVYTYAYMCTDHTPLPQ; translated from the exons ATGGCTTCCATCGCCTTCGGCCGCTGCGATGACTCCTTCAGCGCCACCTCGCTCAAGGCCTACCTCGCCGAGTTCATCTCCACGCTCCTCTTCGTGTTCGCCGGCGTCGGCTCTGCCATAGCTTACG GCAAGTTGACGTCGGGCGCGGCCCTCGACGCGGCGGGGCTCGTGGCGGTGGCCCTCTGTCACGGGCTCGCCCTCTTCGTCGCCGTCGCGATCGCCGCCAATATCTCCGGCGGCCACGTGAACCCGGCGGTCACCTTCGGATTGGCTCTCGGGGGGCAGATCACCATCCTCACCGGACTCCTCTACTGGGTCGCGCAGTTGCTCGGCGCAGTCGTCGGCGCGTTCCTCCTCAAGTTCGCTACCGGACTC GACACGCCAACCCACAGTTTGGGAGTGGGAGCCGTGGAGGGAGTGGTGATGGAGATCATCATCACCTTCGCACTCGTGTACACGGTGTACGCCACCGCCGTCGACCCAAAGAGGGGCTCCCTCGGCACGGTCGCCCCCATCGCCATCGGCCTTATCGTCGGAGCCAACATCCTCGCCGCCGGCCCCTTCTCCGGCGGCTCCATGAACCCCGCGCGCTCCTTCGGGCCGGCAGTGGCGAGCGGCGACTTCGCCGACCTGTGGGTTTACTGGGTCGGTCCACTTATTGGTGGTGGGCTGGCTGGGCTTGTCTACACCTATGCCTACATGTGCACTGACCACACTCCGCTCCCCCAGTAA
- the LOC103968938 gene encoding ABC transporter E family member 2 has translation MADRLTRIAIVSSDRCKPKKCRQECKKSCPVVKTGKLCIEVTPASKLAFISEELCIGCGICVKKCPFEAIQIINLPKDLDKDTTHRYGPNTFKLHRLPVPRPGQVLGLVGTNGIGKSTALKVLAGKLKPNLGRFNNPPDWQEILTYFRGSELQNYFTRILEDNLKAIIKPQYVDHIPKAVQGNVGQVLDQKDEREKKAQLCADLELNQVIDRNVGDLSGGELQRFAIAVVAIQNAEIYMFDEPSSYLDVKQRLKAAQVVRSLLRPNSYVIVVEHDLSVLDYLSDFICCLYGKPGAYGVVTLPFSVREGINIFLAGFVPTENLRFRDESLMFKVAETPQESAEEIQTYQRYRYPTMSKTQGNFKLKVIEGEFTDSQIIVMLGENGTGKTTFIRMLAGLLKPDTVEDSDVEMPEFNVSYKPQKISPKFQYTVRHLLHLKIRDSYMHPQFVTDVMKPLQIEQLMDQEVVNLSGGELQRVALCLCLGKPADIYLIDEPSAYLDSEQRIVASKVIKRFILHAKKTAFVVEHDFIMATYLADKVIVYEGKPSVDCIANAPQSLVSGMNLFLSHLDITFRRDPTNYRPRINKLDSTKDREQKSAGSYYYLDD, from the exons TTGGATGTGGTATATGTGTCAAG AAATGTCCATTTGAGGCCATTCAGATCATCAATCTACCGAAGGACTTGGACAAAGATACAACTCACCGTTATGGACCAAATACATTTAAATTGCACAG ATTGCCAGTTCCAAGACCCGGACAAGTTCTGGGCCTGGTTGGTACAAATGGTATTGGAAAGTCCACTGCGCTTAAAGTGTTGGCTGGGAAGTTAAAGCCCAACTTGGGTCGATTCAAT AATCCTCCTGATTGGCAGGAGATCTTGACATATTTCCGTGGCTCTGAGCTTCAGAATTATTTTACTCGTATACTGGAGGACAATCTAAAG GCAATCATCAAGCCACAGTATGTTGATCACATTCCAAAAGCTGTTCAAGGGAATGTGGGACAGGTTCTTGATCAAAAGGATGAGAGGGAGAAGAAGGCACAACTATGTGCTGACTTAGAATTAAATCAAGTTATTGATCGAAATGTGGGGGATTTATCTGGTGGAGAGTTGCAAAGATTTGCTATTGCTGTGGTTGCTATACAAAATGCAGAGATTTATATGTTCGATGAACCGTCAAGTTATCTTGATGTGAAACAGCGGCTCAAAGCAGCACAAGTTGTCCGTTCCCTGCTCAGACCTAACAG CTATGTGATTGTTGTGGAGCATGACCTCAGTGTACTGGACTATTTGTCCGATTTCATTTGTTGCTTATATGGGAAGCCAGGAGCTTATGGAGTTGTTACATTGCCTTTCTCTGTACGTGAAGGAATAAACATTTTTTTGGCTGGTTTTGTTCCTACAGAAAATTTGCGGTTTCGAGATGAGTCACTTATGTTTAAG GTTGCTGAGACTCCTCAAGAAAGTGCTGAGGAGATTCAGACTTATCAACGCTATAGATATCCGACTATGAGTAAAACCCAAGGGAATTTCAAGCTTAAAGTgatagagggtgaatttactgatTCTCAAATCATTGTAATGCTGGGTGAGAATGGGACCGGGAAGACAACATTTATTAGAATGCTG GCAGGATTGCTGAAGCCTGATACGGTGGAAGATTCTGATGTTGAGATGCCTGAATTTAATGTTTCATATAAGCctcagaaaattagtccaaagttTCAATATACAGTGAGACACTTGCTGCATCtaaaaattcgagattcatatATGCATCCACAATTTGTGACTGATGTTATGAAACCATTGCAAATTGAGCAATTAATGGACCAAGAAGTTGTGAATCTTTCTGGTGGAGAACTGCAACGGGTAGCATTGTGTTTGTGTCTTGGGAAG CCGGCAGACATTTATCTGATAGATGAACCAAGTGCTTATCTAGATTCAGAGCAGCGTATTGTTGCCTCAAAGGTGATAAAAAGATTTATCCTTCATGCGAAGAAAACTGCCTTTGTTGTTGAACATGATTTCATCATGGCGACCTACCTGGCTGATAAAGTGATTGTGTACGAGGGGAAGCCCTCTGTGGATTGCATTGCTAATGCACCTCAGTCTTTGGTATCCGGCATGAACCTGTTCTTATCT CATCTTGATATCACTTTCAGACGAGATCCAACTAATTACAGGCCCAGGATAAACAAGTTGGATTCTACCAAAGATCGGGAACAGAAATCTGCAGGATCTTATTATTATCTTGAtgattga